Proteins from a single region of Candidatus Hydrogenedentota bacterium:
- a CDS encoding uroporphyrinogen decarboxylase family protein, with translation MAESMEKRYQERLKRYVTALRNKKPDRVPLRPFVAEFTAKYAGYTCQQVTHDFQQAFDAVCKCAIDFDWDAMVPNMVYVWTGLSQAIGLRYYGTPGIDVPTDTGFQYLEPPHGEEFMRADEYDALIADPTGFLFNTWLPRVSKDIVKPGEPSTFRSNMALLKGGMAMWNYFVGFGAQGQRMRAECGMPGAIAGILKAPLDILGDKLRGYVGLSMDLFERPDKVRAACEALAPHLLSVALATSDPAKNVPITIWMHRGCVPFISKEKFETLYWPTLKPIIEAIWASGHQVLFYAEGDWNAHLEAFAELPAGSIVYHVDKADIFEAHKVLGNRFCITGGIPNYLLTYGTPAQVKDRCKKVIDEVGADGGYVMDASAIIQNDAKVENVRAMTEFTREYGVYKGGVSEPTDNAEWKKTSPPASPPQVGRTVRRPPGVCIPWEEKLAELPPIQGDAALVKRIWEDIDALGFTFIMHCLVSF, from the coding sequence ATGGCAGAGAGCATGGAGAAACGCTACCAGGAACGCCTCAAGCGTTACGTGACCGCCCTGCGAAACAAGAAGCCCGACCGCGTGCCGCTCCGGCCGTTTGTTGCCGAGTTCACCGCGAAATACGCCGGGTACACCTGCCAGCAGGTAACGCACGATTTCCAGCAGGCGTTCGATGCGGTGTGCAAGTGCGCCATCGATTTCGACTGGGACGCCATGGTTCCCAACATGGTGTACGTGTGGACGGGACTCAGCCAGGCCATCGGGTTGCGCTACTACGGCACGCCCGGCATCGATGTGCCCACCGACACAGGGTTTCAGTATCTCGAACCGCCCCACGGCGAGGAATTCATGCGGGCCGACGAATATGACGCTCTGATCGCCGACCCGACGGGCTTCCTGTTCAACACGTGGCTGCCGCGGGTTTCGAAGGACATCGTGAAACCCGGCGAGCCGAGCACCTTCCGCAGCAACATGGCGTTACTCAAGGGCGGCATGGCCATGTGGAACTATTTTGTGGGGTTCGGGGCTCAAGGGCAACGCATGCGGGCCGAATGCGGCATGCCCGGCGCCATCGCGGGCATTCTCAAGGCGCCCCTGGACATCCTGGGCGACAAGCTGCGCGGGTACGTCGGGCTGAGCATGGACTTGTTCGAGCGGCCTGACAAGGTCAGGGCGGCGTGCGAAGCCCTCGCGCCGCATCTCCTGAGCGTGGCGCTGGCAACCTCCGACCCCGCAAAGAATGTTCCCATTACCATCTGGATGCACCGGGGATGCGTGCCGTTCATCTCGAAGGAAAAGTTCGAGACGCTCTATTGGCCCACGCTGAAGCCCATCATCGAGGCGATCTGGGCATCCGGCCACCAGGTCTTGTTCTATGCCGAGGGCGACTGGAACGCCCATCTCGAAGCATTCGCCGAACTTCCCGCGGGAAGCATCGTTTATCACGTCGACAAGGCGGACATCTTTGAGGCACACAAGGTTCTCGGAAACCGGTTCTGCATCACGGGGGGTATTCCAAACTATCTGCTGACGTACGGCACGCCGGCCCAGGTGAAGGACCGGTGCAAGAAGGTCATTGACGAGGTGGGCGCGGACGGCGGGTATGTCATGGATGCCAGCGCCATTATTCAGAACGACGCCAAGGTCGAGAATGTGCGCGCCATGACCGAGTTTACACGCGAATACGGCGTGTACAAGGGCGGAGTATCAGAGCCCACCGACAACGCCGAGTGGAAGAAGACCTCGCCTCCCGCGTCGCCGCCGCAAGTGGGCCGGACCGTCAGGCGCCCCCCCGGCGTGTGCATTCCGTGGGAGGAGAAGCTGGCCGAACTGCCGCCCATCCAGGGCGATGCCGCGTTGGTGAAGCGAATCTGGGAAGATATCGACGCGCTGGGCTTCACCTTCATCATGCACTGTCTAGTCTCGTTTTAG
- a CDS encoding Gfo/Idh/MocA family oxidoreductase has protein sequence MAISRIVHTRRGFLKRLAASAPVVVSARAWGGAGAVRPGNRITLGFIGTGSQGVEANLAMFIQQADAQVVALCDVDSQRLRGAEETTNRYYAKTTRSGAYSGCLTTTDWREIVARDDIDAVVVSTPDHWHVIPSVAAAKAGKDVFCEKPLTLTVREGRVLSDTMKRYGRVFQTASENRSKSNFLLACELVRNGRIGKLLKITTELPKGHSVQGGYGANPPAEPVPEGFDFDMWLGPAPEAYYTPARCHWNFRWILDYSGGNLTDWGAHINDIAQWANDSEHTGPVSVEGHGVFPHGMLYNAPTHWEITYEYANGVILVCRSGTPGIRFEGAEGWLCCGWDTIEASSPRLLQEPIGPNEIRLRTCPQREQRDFLDCVKTREDTYAPAETGHRSITISHIGLIAMTLGRKLRWDPDRERFVNDVQANLMLDRPKRAPWTIG, from the coding sequence GTGGCTATATCGCGAATAGTACATACGCGCCGCGGCTTTCTGAAGCGTCTCGCCGCGTCCGCGCCGGTTGTCGTGTCCGCGCGGGCATGGGGCGGGGCGGGCGCCGTGCGTCCGGGCAACCGCATCACGCTCGGGTTCATCGGCACGGGCAGCCAGGGCGTCGAGGCCAACCTCGCCATGTTCATTCAGCAGGCGGACGCCCAGGTCGTGGCCCTGTGCGATGTGGATTCCCAGCGGCTCAGAGGCGCCGAGGAGACTACGAACCGCTATTACGCAAAAACCACGCGGTCGGGGGCGTATTCAGGCTGCCTCACGACTACGGACTGGCGGGAGATCGTTGCGCGCGACGACATCGACGCCGTCGTGGTATCGACTCCCGACCATTGGCACGTGATTCCCTCGGTGGCGGCCGCGAAGGCCGGCAAGGACGTCTTTTGTGAGAAACCGCTGACGCTTACCGTCCGCGAGGGCCGGGTGCTGAGCGATACGATGAAACGGTACGGCCGGGTCTTCCAGACCGCCAGCGAGAACCGCTCCAAATCCAATTTCCTCCTGGCCTGCGAATTGGTTCGTAACGGGCGCATCGGCAAGCTTCTCAAGATCACCACGGAACTTCCCAAGGGTCACAGCGTCCAGGGGGGATACGGTGCCAATCCTCCCGCGGAACCCGTGCCGGAGGGATTCGATTTCGACATGTGGCTGGGTCCCGCGCCGGAAGCCTACTACACGCCGGCGCGGTGCCACTGGAACTTCCGCTGGATCCTCGACTACTCGGGCGGCAATCTCACCGATTGGGGCGCTCACATCAACGATATCGCCCAATGGGCGAATGATTCCGAGCACACTGGTCCCGTAAGCGTCGAAGGGCACGGCGTGTTTCCGCATGGCATGCTCTATAACGCCCCGACCCACTGGGAAATCACCTATGAATACGCCAACGGCGTCATTCTGGTGTGCAGGAGCGGCACGCCGGGCATCCGGTTCGAGGGCGCCGAGGGATGGCTCTGTTGCGGTTGGGACACCATTGAGGCCAGTTCGCCCCGGCTGCTGCAGGAACCCATCGGCCCGAACGAGATCCGGCTGCGGACATGTCCCCAGCGCGAGCAGCGGGATTTTCTGGACTGCGTAAAGACCCGCGAGGACACGTATGCGCCGGCGGAAACCGGGCACCGCTCGATTACCATCAGTCACATCGGGCTTATCGCGATGACCCTCGGCAGAAAGTTGCGGTGGGACCCGGACCGGGAGCGGTTCGTGAACGACGTCCAGGCCAACTTGATGCTGGACCGGCCGAAGCGGGCGCCCTGGACCATTGGATAG